From Bradyrhizobium sp. NDS-1, the proteins below share one genomic window:
- the rpsU gene encoding 30S ribosomal protein S21, which yields MHVLVRDNNVDQALRVLKKKMQREGVFREMKQRRSYEKPSERKTREKSEAIRRARKLARKQAIREGLLPAPPKKKPFERKAPLPEIKARTE from the coding sequence TTGCACGTACTCGTCAGAGACAACAATGTCGACCAGGCTCTCCGCGTTCTCAAGAAGAAGATGCAGCGCGAGGGCGTCTTCCGGGAAATGAAGCAACGGCGTTCCTATGAAAAGCCGTCGGAGAGAAAGACCCGCGAGAAATCTGAAGCCATTCGGCGCGCCCGCAAGCTCGCCAGGAAGCAGGCGATCAGAGAGGGATTGCTGCCCGCGCCGCCGAAAAAGAAACCCTTTGAACGCAAGGCGCCCTTGCCGGAGATCAAGGCGCGGACGGAGTAG
- a CDS encoding DUF1488 domain-containing protein, whose protein sequence is MTLTSGHFISHEYDRMIVRFSMHDGTREVPCAISTSAMDDLERGPKVRPEQREAQFTRLRDRIEARAASKYRATEFEGTPPGIVLRGIDFRP, encoded by the coding sequence ATGACATTGACCAGCGGCCACTTCATCAGCCACGAATACGACCGGATGATCGTCCGGTTCTCGATGCATGACGGCACCAGGGAGGTTCCTTGCGCGATCTCGACCTCCGCGATGGACGATCTCGAGCGCGGCCCGAAAGTCAGGCCCGAGCAGCGGGAGGCCCAGTTCACCCGCCTGCGGGATCGCATCGAAGCGCGCGCGGCGAGCAAATATCGTGCGACGGAGTTCGAAGGCACGCCGCCCGGCATCGTGCTACGCGGCATCGATTTCAGGCCATAG
- a CDS encoding TetR/AcrR family transcriptional regulator has product MSRARTRPTRDDTRDRLFEAAARVFEEDGIGGASIEAIAAAAGFTRGAFYSNFRSKDELIIAMLEDHVEQSIRRNMDILAEHDNLDDFIAALKTMDRSRQDPLGRAPLLHMEMILFVARAEKRRPELAKRLRARRKLVADIVEATLTSNGRNHNLNPSWMASVVLALEDGFRLHRLIDPETTPADSFLRAITDLRRRTGLATKSNP; this is encoded by the coding sequence ATGTCAAGGGCGAGAACCAGGCCGACCAGGGACGATACGCGCGACAGACTGTTCGAGGCGGCCGCGCGCGTGTTCGAGGAGGACGGCATCGGCGGCGCCAGCATCGAGGCGATTGCGGCGGCGGCAGGCTTCACCCGCGGCGCGTTCTATTCGAACTTCAGGAGCAAGGACGAGCTGATCATCGCCATGCTCGAGGACCATGTCGAGCAGTCGATCCGCCGCAACATGGACATCCTTGCCGAGCACGACAATCTCGACGATTTCATCGCGGCGCTGAAGACGATGGACCGCAGCCGGCAGGACCCGCTCGGCCGCGCGCCGCTGCTGCACATGGAGATGATCCTGTTCGTCGCGCGCGCCGAGAAGCGCCGGCCCGAGCTCGCCAAACGGCTGCGCGCGCGGCGCAAGCTGGTCGCCGACATCGTCGAGGCCACGCTGACCAGCAACGGACGCAATCACAACCTGAACCCATCGTGGATGGCGTCGGTGGTGCTGGCGCTGGAAGACGGCTTTCGCCTGCACCGGCTGATCGATCCCGAGACCACGCCGGCCGACAGCTTTCTGCGCGCGATTACGGATTTGCGGCGGAGGACGGGATTGGCAACGAAGTCGAATCCGTAA
- a CDS encoding cytochrome P450 has translation MNEHLQGAGGAPLFNPLSPDFIRDPYPHYDRLRTIDPVHVTPFGQFVTSRHADVSLVLRDRRFGKDFVERSKRRYSDKIMDEPVFRSMSHWMLQADPPDHTRLRGLVVKAFTARRVEDMRPRIQEIVDQAIDAVTDRGHMDLIEDFAFRLPVTIICEMLGIPEDHREVFYKSSRDGGRLLDPVPLSPEEIKKGNEGNLMAQMYFQQLFELRRRNPGDDLTTQLVQAEEDGNKLTNEELTANIILLFGAGHETTVNLIGNGLLALHRNPDQLALLKARPELMEGAIEEFLRYDSSVQMTGRVALEDIDDLGGKRIPKGETVLCLLGSANRDPAIYPDRPDRLDVTRQNVKPLSFGGGIHFCLGAQLARIEAEIAIATLLRRLPDLRIDDVENPEWRPTFVLRGLKRLPASW, from the coding sequence ATGAACGAGCATTTGCAGGGCGCCGGCGGCGCACCGCTGTTCAACCCGCTCTCGCCGGATTTCATCCGCGATCCCTATCCGCATTACGACCGGCTGCGCACGATCGATCCGGTCCATGTCACGCCGTTCGGTCAGTTCGTCACTAGCCGCCACGCCGATGTCAGCCTGGTGTTGCGCGACAGGCGCTTCGGCAAGGATTTCGTCGAGCGCTCCAAGCGCCGCTACAGCGACAAGATCATGGACGAGCCGGTGTTCCGCAGCATGAGCCACTGGATGCTGCAGGCCGATCCGCCCGACCACACCCGCCTGCGCGGCCTCGTCGTGAAGGCCTTCACCGCGCGCCGGGTCGAGGACATGCGGCCGCGCATCCAGGAGATCGTCGACCAGGCCATCGATGCCGTGACCGACCGCGGCCACATGGACCTGATCGAGGATTTCGCTTTCCGCCTGCCCGTCACCATCATCTGCGAGATGCTCGGCATCCCCGAGGATCATCGCGAGGTCTTCTACAAGAGCTCGCGCGACGGCGGGCGGCTGCTCGATCCCGTGCCCCTCTCACCGGAGGAGATCAAGAAGGGCAACGAGGGCAACCTGATGGCGCAGATGTATTTCCAGCAGCTATTCGAGCTGCGCCGGCGCAATCCCGGGGATGATCTCACCACCCAGCTCGTGCAGGCAGAGGAGGACGGCAACAAGCTCACCAACGAGGAGTTGACCGCGAACATCATCCTTCTGTTCGGCGCCGGCCACGAGACCACGGTGAACCTGATCGGCAACGGCCTTCTGGCGCTTCACCGCAATCCGGACCAGCTTGCGCTGCTCAAGGCGCGCCCCGAGCTGATGGAAGGCGCGATCGAGGAGTTCCTGCGCTACGATTCCTCGGTGCAGATGACTGGACGCGTCGCGCTGGAGGATATCGACGATCTCGGCGGCAAGAGGATCCCCAAGGGCGAGACCGTGCTGTGCCTGCTCGGCTCGGCCAACCGCGATCCGGCAATCTATCCCGATCGGCCGGACCGGCTTGATGTCACCCGCCAGAACGTGAAGCCGCTGTCGTTCGGCGGCGGCATCCATTTCTGCCTGGGCGCTCAATTGGCGCGCATCGAGGCCGAGATCGCCATTGCCACGCTGCTGCGGCGGCTGCCCGATCTGCGCATCGACGACGTCGAAAACCCGGAATGGCGGCCGACCTTCGTGCTGCGCGGCCTCAAGCGGCTGCCGGCGAGCTGGTAA
- a CDS encoding AsmA-like C-terminal region-containing protein, translating to MQTTLLGLAIAFIIALLAALIGPYYVDWNQFRPQFEAEAGKIIGVPVRVAGELDARLLPAPTLRLRQVTFGGNNDLGRLRADKLDVEFSLGSLMRGEWRATELSVGGMAVDLGLDARGRVDLPSTASGTFNLASLAIERLNLTGRIALHDAASRSTLELNDIAFSGDVRSLAGSVRGDGGFTAAGVRYPFRVSSGPSADGNATRLHLNIDPGERAILADLEGVLAFDNRLPKFDGVLTLAVPAAKKAGEAGPTPWKLTTKLKADPAGAKFEQIDAGFGPEDSALKLGGVGDLKFGASPLLRAVLSARQVDADRLTAKGDAEPLRILPALRAGLAAIPQAPIPAQIEFNSDQIMLGGRPLQNISAELQTDGRSWTFQRLELRAPGMTQLSLNGATPGADSFSGRLSVESSDPDTLMAWLQGRSEINRRSTRPLRLAGDVTIAANHLAIDGLKADIEGGAVQGRIAFVQTGASKGSRIDAELKADRLDLDAAASFVRALAGPQGEWPEEAKLSLDIGRAISAGQELRPFAAKLGYGPASLSLEQLRFGQASGVTTEASGSFDRTKATGRLALKSSSNSLRELTALIEPFAPTVRARFDSIPALPGATRLKLDLSLDRNAEHADRSNARAVLELDAPQLKATTTLAAQMPAAAIGGIDLDRLRNSDFTLESKVSAPQAGALLALLGLDRVAAAGEGASQFEGKLTGAWRRPMQLNAKLSGGGLDADAQGSVELSEPKASVNLRVRNVNLAPLLGTGPTDKSAQKVSLSSRLTLTGNRLIFDDLDGNAAGSHLRGHLAVTLDPEKSVDGEVGLDTLDLAPALAMAIGAAGHDTGEPLSAGLVTGWRGRIAFQALRGMLPGGIELRPFGGMIRSDGQSLALDALKGGVGGGEMSASFDARNGASGLALNARIELGNVDAATLRYRDLALPKGRVSMQMALTSQGRSVSALTGALAGNGTVTLASAEISGLNPRAFEIAIRASDGGQVADDNRLRQLVEPALAAAPIAVASAQIPFTIRDGRLRVGATPLEAKNARAIVSGGYDIPADQADIRASLTPIMTGLSGAPPEIQLFAAGPPDKLSRIIDLAPLSSWLAVRTIDRETRRLDAIERGEPPPATAALPTLVSPDAAPEQAPGNVPLPGQDPRRPPSKSRVEPKIDPKIEPRAAPTPRAPQAAPAAPSPPLASQQLAPLPPPIDVRPAPGPAPAKPRPKPPLVLTPQNP from the coding sequence GTGCAGACGACGCTGCTCGGATTGGCGATTGCCTTCATCATTGCGCTGCTGGCCGCGCTGATCGGGCCTTACTACGTCGACTGGAACCAGTTCAGGCCCCAGTTCGAGGCGGAGGCTGGCAAGATCATCGGCGTGCCGGTGCGGGTCGCGGGCGAGCTCGACGCACGGCTGCTGCCGGCGCCGACGCTGCGGCTGCGCCAGGTCACCTTCGGCGGCAACAACGATCTCGGCCGCCTGCGCGCCGACAAGCTCGACGTCGAGTTCAGCCTGGGCTCCCTGATGCGCGGCGAATGGCGCGCCACCGAGCTTTCCGTGGGCGGCATGGCGGTCGATCTCGGCCTCGATGCCCGTGGACGGGTCGATCTGCCCTCCACCGCGAGCGGCACCTTCAATCTGGCATCCCTCGCCATCGAGCGGCTCAATCTTACCGGCCGCATTGCCCTGCACGACGCCGCCAGCCGCTCGACGCTGGAGCTGAACGACATCGCCTTTTCCGGCGACGTCCGCTCGCTTGCCGGCTCGGTCCGCGGCGACGGCGGTTTCACTGCCGCCGGGGTGCGCTATCCGTTCCGCGTCTCCTCCGGCCCGAGCGCCGACGGCAACGCCACCCGTCTGCACCTCAACATCGATCCCGGCGAGCGCGCCATCCTCGCCGATCTCGAAGGCGTGCTCGCCTTCGACAACCGCCTGCCGAAATTCGACGGCGTTCTGACGCTGGCCGTACCGGCGGCCAAGAAGGCGGGCGAGGCGGGGCCGACGCCGTGGAAGCTGACGACCAAGCTCAAGGCGGATCCGGCCGGCGCGAAGTTCGAGCAGATCGACGCGGGTTTCGGCCCTGAAGACAGCGCGCTGAAGCTCGGCGGCGTCGGCGACCTCAAGTTCGGCGCCTCGCCGCTGCTGCGCGCGGTGCTGTCGGCGCGCCAGGTCGATGCCGACAGGCTCACGGCCAAGGGCGATGCCGAGCCGCTCCGCATCCTGCCGGCGCTGCGCGCAGGGCTTGCCGCAATTCCGCAGGCGCCGATCCCGGCGCAGATCGAGTTCAACTCCGACCAGATCATGCTCGGCGGCCGTCCGCTCCAGAACATCTCGGCCGAGCTTCAGACCGACGGACGATCCTGGACCTTCCAGCGGCTCGAGCTGCGGGCCCCCGGCATGACGCAGCTCTCGCTCAACGGCGCGACGCCCGGCGCCGACAGTTTCAGCGGCCGTCTCAGCGTCGAATCGTCCGACCCGGATACGCTGATGGCCTGGCTCCAGGGCCGCAGCGAGATCAACCGCCGCAGCACGCGGCCGCTGCGCCTTGCCGGCGACGTGACGATCGCCGCCAATCATCTCGCCATCGACGGGCTGAAGGCCGACATCGAAGGCGGCGCTGTGCAAGGCCGCATCGCCTTCGTGCAAACAGGCGCGAGCAAGGGCTCGCGGATCGACGCCGAGCTCAAGGCCGACCGGCTCGACCTCGACGCCGCCGCAAGCTTCGTGCGCGCGCTCGCGGGTCCGCAAGGCGAATGGCCGGAAGAGGCAAAGCTCTCGCTCGATATCGGCCGGGCGATCTCCGCCGGCCAGGAGTTGCGCCCGTTCGCTGCAAAGCTCGGCTATGGCCCCGCATCGCTGTCGCTGGAGCAGCTGCGCTTCGGCCAGGCGAGCGGCGTGACCACCGAGGCGAGCGGCAGCTTCGACCGCACCAAAGCCACCGGAAGGCTCGCACTGAAATCCTCGTCCAATTCGCTGCGTGAGCTCACCGCGCTGATCGAGCCGTTTGCGCCCACGGTGCGCGCGCGCTTCGACTCCATCCCGGCGCTGCCGGGCGCGACGCGCCTCAAGCTCGATCTCAGCCTCGACAGGAATGCCGAGCATGCCGATCGCAGCAATGCCCGCGCGGTGCTCGAGCTCGACGCGCCGCAGCTCAAGGCGACCACCACGCTGGCCGCGCAGATGCCGGCAGCCGCCATTGGCGGCATTGATCTCGACCGGCTGAGGAACAGCGATTTCACACTCGAGTCGAAAGTCTCGGCGCCCCAGGCCGGAGCACTGCTGGCGCTGCTCGGGCTCGATCGCGTGGCGGCCGCAGGCGAGGGCGCTTCACAATTCGAGGGCAAGCTGACCGGCGCCTGGCGGCGGCCGATGCAATTGAACGCAAAGCTCAGCGGCGGCGGTCTGGATGCCGATGCGCAGGGCAGTGTCGAATTGTCGGAGCCGAAAGCCAGCGTGAATCTGCGCGTGCGCAACGTCAATCTGGCGCCGCTGCTCGGGACCGGCCCAACCGACAAATCGGCGCAGAAGGTCAGCCTGTCCTCCCGCCTCACGCTGACGGGCAATCGCCTGATCTTCGACGATCTCGACGGCAATGCGGCCGGCTCGCATCTGCGCGGCCATCTGGCCGTGACGCTGGATCCGGAGAAGAGCGTCGACGGCGAAGTCGGTCTCGATACGCTCGATCTTGCCCCGGCGCTGGCGATGGCGATCGGCGCAGCCGGGCATGATACGGGCGAGCCGTTGAGCGCAGGGCTCGTCACCGGCTGGCGCGGTCGGATCGCGTTCCAGGCGTTGCGCGGGATGTTGCCCGGCGGCATCGAGCTGCGCCCGTTCGGCGGCATGATCCGCAGCGACGGCCAGTCGCTCGCGCTTGATGCGCTGAAAGGCGGCGTCGGCGGCGGCGAGATGTCGGCGAGCTTTGACGCGCGCAACGGCGCGAGCGGTCTTGCGTTGAATGCGCGTATCGAGCTCGGCAATGTCGATGCAGCGACGCTGCGCTATCGCGATCTCGCGCTGCCGAAGGGGCGCGTCTCCATGCAGATGGCGCTGACCAGCCAGGGCCGCAGCGTCTCGGCCCTCACCGGCGCGCTCGCCGGCAACGGCACGGTGACGCTGGCCTCCGCGGAAATCAGCGGCCTCAATCCGCGCGCCTTCGAGATCGCGATCCGCGCCAGCGACGGCGGCCAGGTCGCCGACGACAACCGCTTGCGGCAGCTCGTCGAGCCCGCGCTTGCCGCTGCACCGATTGCGGTGGCCTCGGCGCAAATCCCGTTCACGATCCGCGACGGACGACTGCGCGTCGGCGCGACGCCGCTGGAAGCGAAGAACGCCCGCGCCATTGTCTCCGGCGGCTACGACATCCCCGCCGACCAGGCCGACATCCGCGCCAGCCTGACGCCGATCATGACCGGCCTCTCCGGCGCCCCGCCGGAGATCCAGTTGTTCGCGGCGGGACCTCCGGACAAGCTCAGTCGCATCATCGACCTCGCGCCGCTGTCCTCGTGGCTTGCGGTTCGCACGATCGACCGCGAGACGCGCCGGCTCGATGCCATCGAGCGCGGCGAGCCGCCACCGGCGACCGCGGCGCTGCCGACGCTGGTGTCTCCGGACGCAGCGCCCGAGCAAGCGCCTGGCAATGTGCCGCTGCCGGGCCAGGACCCGCGCCGTCCGCCGTCGAAGTCTAGAGTTGAACCCAAGATCGACCCCAAGATCGAACCCAGGGCTGCTCCGACGCCGAGGGCCCCGCAGGCCGCGCCCGCCGCGCCGAGCCCGCCGCTGGCGAGCCAACAGCTCGCACCGCTGCCGCCGCCGATCGACGTGAGGCCTGCGCCGGGCCCTGCGCCCGCAAAGCCCCGGCCAAAACCGCCGCTGGTGCTGACGCCGCAGAATCCGTGA
- a CDS encoding DUF2336 domain-containing protein, translated as MNGAKSLLQDLDDAIARGTDESRAKALWHATDILITGRYSDDEISMFGEVIGRLAEEIEVAARAQLSELMAACDHAPLNVIEKLALDDEIEVAGPVLRESNRLDEKMLVESAMTKGQSHLLAIAQRKSIGEAVTDVLVKRGDQEVVTSVARNEGARFSGSGLLHMVRRAEGDSILAEQLGLRKDVPRHIFQQLISKASEDVRRRLETERPEMMAQIQSSVTEVTGDLQSKFGPSSRSYFVAKRVVTTQYRQGNLNQDSISSYARQHRFDEVQIGLSLLSALPVDVIERAMMDRNREMILVLCKALDFSWDTTMSLLFLGAKDHLITARELHDNERDFGRLKIETSRSVLKFYQSRKNSAGADSATGRQPELQVH; from the coding sequence ATGAACGGGGCGAAATCGCTTCTGCAGGATCTGGACGATGCGATCGCGCGCGGCACCGACGAAAGCCGGGCGAAGGCGTTGTGGCATGCGACCGACATTCTGATCACCGGACGCTACAGCGACGACGAGATCAGCATGTTCGGCGAGGTCATCGGCCGGCTCGCCGAAGAGATCGAGGTCGCCGCGCGGGCGCAGCTTTCGGAGCTGATGGCGGCGTGCGATCACGCTCCCCTCAACGTCATCGAAAAGCTCGCCCTCGACGACGAGATCGAGGTCGCCGGTCCTGTGCTGCGCGAGTCCAATCGTCTCGACGAGAAGATGCTGGTCGAGAGCGCCATGACCAAGGGCCAGTCGCATCTGCTCGCGATCGCCCAGCGCAAGTCGATCGGCGAGGCCGTGACCGACGTGCTGGTCAAGCGCGGCGATCAGGAGGTCGTGACGTCGGTGGCAAGGAACGAGGGCGCGCGCTTTTCCGGTTCGGGCCTGCTGCACATGGTTCGCCGCGCCGAAGGCGATTCGATCCTCGCCGAGCAGCTCGGCCTGCGCAAGGACGTGCCGCGTCACATCTTCCAGCAGCTGATCTCGAAGGCGTCGGAGGACGTCCGCCGCCGCCTCGAGACCGAGCGGCCCGAAATGATGGCGCAGATCCAGAGCTCGGTGACCGAGGTCACCGGCGATCTTCAGTCCAAGTTCGGCCCGTCCTCGCGCAGCTATTTCGTCGCCAAGCGGGTCGTGACGACGCAGTATCGCCAGGGCAACCTCAATCAGGATTCGATCTCGAGCTATGCGCGCCAGCATCGCTTCGACGAGGTGCAGATCGGCCTGTCGCTGCTGTCGGCGCTGCCGGTGGACGTGATCGAGCGCGCGATGATGGACCGCAACCGCGAGATGATTCTGGTGCTGTGCAAGGCGCTCGACTTCTCCTGGGACACGACCATGTCGTTGTTGTTCCTCGGCGCCAAGGATCATCTGATCACGGCGCGCGAGCTTCACGACAACGAGCGCGATTTCGGCCGGCTCAAGATCGAGACCTCGCGCAGCGTTCTGAAGTTCTACCAGTCGCGCAAGAACAGCGCGGGTGCCGATTCCGCTACGGGCCGTCAGCCCGAGCTTCAGGTCCACTGA
- a CDS encoding ATP-binding protein has protein sequence MNAARDSRVLIFAPIGRDGPASAELFRNSHLEAVNCRSLPELVSAMSEGVGAVFLAEEGLFGKDTAPLAQWIAAQPPWSDLPFVVLTSHREQPAVVAWRRSIVELLRNVSLLERPVQPITLTSTVQSAMRARRRQYEIRALLQAREQTAQDLEKLVVERTRELKEANEQLRLEMNERARVEETLRQAQKIEAIGQLTGGVAHDFNNLLMVISGGLDMLDRQTDPNRRRRLMEGMIQAAQRGASLTKQLLAFSRRQTLRPEPVDVAVQIGGMRELLDRSLRGDVHVEFDFPEQLWPVEVDPGELELVILNLAVNARDAMPNGGTIVVRGENLPGFNDEQITGDYVRLSVVDTGIGMSPEILARVFEPFFTTKDVGKGSGLGLAQVHGFATQSRGTVRIQSEVGRGTSIALYLPRSHDLPTSGRHLIDLTRVRPKKSNQGKVLLVEDDDEVAALVSEMLGQLGYDVTRAASAAAALGALADGRSVDVVFSDIMMPGGMNGVELAREIRKRRGHIPVLLTSGYAEASAHDAHAAGVQILAKPYHIDELAAALSAARSKLRPDAGSKRSNSG, from the coding sequence ATGAACGCGGCTCGCGATAGCCGCGTTCTCATATTCGCCCCGATCGGACGCGATGGACCGGCATCAGCCGAGCTCTTCCGCAACTCCCATCTGGAAGCGGTGAACTGCCGAAGCCTGCCCGAACTCGTCAGCGCGATGAGCGAAGGCGTGGGCGCCGTCTTTCTCGCCGAGGAAGGATTGTTCGGGAAGGACACGGCACCGCTGGCCCAATGGATCGCGGCGCAACCGCCATGGTCCGACCTGCCCTTTGTCGTCCTCACCAGCCATCGAGAACAGCCGGCTGTCGTTGCGTGGCGACGCAGCATCGTCGAACTTCTCCGCAACGTTTCGCTGCTCGAACGTCCGGTTCAGCCGATCACACTAACCAGCACGGTTCAATCCGCGATGAGGGCGCGACGGCGCCAGTATGAAATCCGGGCCCTGCTCCAGGCCCGCGAGCAGACGGCGCAAGACCTCGAGAAGCTGGTGGTCGAGCGCACGCGCGAGCTGAAGGAGGCCAACGAGCAGTTGCGTCTCGAAATGAACGAGCGCGCCCGCGTCGAGGAAACGCTGCGCCAGGCCCAGAAGATCGAGGCCATCGGCCAGCTCACCGGCGGCGTAGCTCACGACTTCAACAATCTGCTGATGGTGATTTCCGGTGGCCTCGACATGCTCGACCGCCAGACCGATCCAAACCGCCGCCGCCGCTTGATGGAGGGGATGATCCAGGCGGCGCAGCGCGGCGCCAGCCTGACCAAGCAGCTTCTGGCGTTTTCGCGCAGGCAGACACTTCGTCCCGAGCCCGTCGACGTTGCCGTGCAGATCGGCGGGATGCGTGAACTGCTCGATCGCAGCCTGCGGGGCGACGTCCATGTCGAGTTCGATTTCCCGGAGCAGCTCTGGCCAGTGGAGGTCGATCCCGGTGAACTCGAACTGGTCATTCTGAACCTGGCCGTCAATGCCCGCGATGCCATGCCCAATGGCGGCACGATCGTCGTGCGCGGGGAGAATCTCCCTGGTTTCAACGACGAGCAGATCACGGGCGACTATGTCCGGCTATCCGTCGTCGACACCGGTATCGGCATGTCTCCCGAGATCCTGGCGCGCGTGTTCGAGCCGTTCTTCACGACCAAGGACGTGGGAAAGGGCTCCGGCCTGGGACTCGCGCAGGTCCACGGATTTGCGACCCAGTCCCGCGGCACCGTACGAATTCAATCGGAAGTCGGCCGGGGCACGAGCATTGCGCTGTACCTGCCTCGATCGCACGATCTTCCCACCAGCGGGCGACACCTGATCGACCTCACACGGGTGCGGCCGAAAAAGAGCAACCAGGGCAAGGTCCTGCTGGTGGAAGACGACGACGAAGTTGCCGCGCTGGTCAGCGAGATGCTCGGCCAGCTTGGTTACGACGTCACGCGCGCCGCCAGCGCTGCCGCGGCTCTCGGCGCCCTGGCCGATGGCCGCTCGGTCGATGTTGTTTTTTCGGATATCATGATGCCCGGCGGCATGAACGGCGTCGAGCTCGCACGCGAGATCAGAAAACGGCGAGGCCACATCCCGGTGTTGTTGACCAGCGGATATGCCGAAGCTTCGGCCCACGATGCCCACGCAGCGGGCGTCCAGATCCTGGCGAAGCCCTACCACATCGACGAGCTGGCGGCAGCGCTGAGCGCGGCAAGATCAAAACTACGGCCCGACGCAGGATCCAAGCGCTCCAATTCCGGCTGA
- a CDS encoding ATPase domain-containing protein — MTDTSTAASDNSPKDLPRVSTGSDGLDDILGGGLDANRMYLYEGRPGTGKTTIALQFLLEGARGGERVLYISLSETRRELELVARRHGWSLQGVDIFELVPPETTLDPDRELTVFHPAEMELSETTNLIFKEVERLNPTRVVLDSLSELRLLAQNPLRYRRQVLALKHFFTNRSCTVVLLDDLSSSQDDLQLHSIAHGVVMLEQLAIDYGAERRRLRVIKMRGIRFRGGYHDFTISQGGLRIFPRLVAAEHHKAFRGESMSSGNPELDRLLGGGIERGTNVLLLGSAGVGKSSLALAYAIAAAERGEHAVFFAFDEGRGTIEARALTLGLPLQKHLDSGKVRFQQIDPAELSPGEFAATLRQSVEVDGARIVVIDSLNGYLNAMPDERFLILQMHELLSYLAQQGVLTILILAQHGLVGPMETPLDLSYLSDAVLMLRYFEFGGTVRRALSVVKKRSGNHEHTIREFRLGSTGIKLGPPLQEFSGIFSGNPHYTGTALPEGSIE, encoded by the coding sequence ATGACCGATACGTCGACGGCTGCTTCCGACAACAGTCCCAAAGATTTGCCAAGAGTTTCGACCGGCAGCGACGGTTTGGATGACATTCTGGGCGGCGGTTTGGACGCCAACCGGATGTATCTCTATGAGGGTCGGCCGGGCACCGGCAAGACAACGATTGCGCTGCAATTTCTTCTCGAGGGCGCGAGGGGCGGCGAACGCGTGCTCTATATCTCCCTGTCCGAGACGAGGCGGGAGCTCGAGCTCGTAGCGCGTAGGCACGGCTGGTCCCTGCAAGGCGTGGACATCTTCGAACTGGTACCGCCGGAGACGACGCTCGATCCCGATCGGGAGCTCACGGTCTTCCATCCCGCCGAGATGGAGCTGAGCGAAACCACCAATCTGATCTTCAAGGAAGTCGAAAGGCTCAATCCCACCCGCGTGGTGCTCGACAGCCTGTCCGAACTGCGCCTCCTGGCGCAGAATCCGCTGCGCTACCGCCGCCAGGTGCTGGCCTTGAAGCACTTCTTCACCAACCGAAGTTGCACCGTCGTCCTCCTCGACGACCTCTCATCGTCTCAGGACGATCTGCAGCTGCATTCGATCGCGCACGGCGTCGTCATGCTGGAACAGCTCGCGATCGACTACGGGGCCGAGCGGCGACGGCTTCGCGTGATCAAGATGCGCGGCATCCGGTTTCGGGGCGGCTATCACGATTTTACGATTTCGCAAGGAGGCTTGCGCATCTTTCCCCGGCTCGTCGCGGCGGAACATCACAAGGCGTTCCGCGGCGAGTCCATGTCCAGCGGAAACCCCGAGCTGGATCGGCTCCTGGGAGGCGGGATCGAGCGGGGCACCAACGTGCTGCTCCTCGGCTCGGCCGGTGTGGGGAAATCGTCGCTCGCGCTCGCCTATGCCATCGCGGCGGCGGAACGCGGCGAGCACGCCGTCTTCTTCGCGTTCGATGAAGGCCGGGGAACGATCGAAGCACGGGCTCTTACGCTGGGCCTGCCCCTGCAGAAACACCTCGATTCCGGCAAAGTGCGATTTCAACAGATTGATCCCGCCGAATTGTCGCCCGGTGAGTTCGCAGCAACGCTTCGTCAAAGCGTCGAGGTCGACGGCGCCCGCATTGTCGTTATCGACAGCCTGAACGGCTATTTGAACGCGATGCCGGACGAGCGCTTTCTCATCCTGCAGATGCATGAGCTGCTGAGCTATCTGGCGCAGCAGGGTGTGCTCACCATCCTGATCCTCGCGCAGCATGGGCTGGTGGGCCCAATGGAAACGCCGCTCGACCTCAGCTATTTGAGCGATGCAGTGTTGATGTTGCGCTATTTCGAGTTCGGCGGAACGGTGCGGCGCGCTCTTTCCGTCGTGAAGAAGCGCAGCGGCAACCACGAGCATACCATCCGCGAGTTCCGGCTCGGCAGCACCGGGATCAAGCTCGGCCCGCCCCTCCAGGAGTTCAGTGGCATCTTTTCCGGCAATCCGCATTATACCGGCACGGCACTCCCGGAAGGATCGATCGAATGA